The DNA sequence aaatggtaaagagaccctacattccactaagtcattccactcacataatatttaaaactaatgtatACAAGTGgaacccctattccactaactttcttccatccacttttcttaacatttcttaaaactcgcgccaaatgagactcttaatcgtggacggaggaagtatatactAACTATTGAGTTATATAACTAAAACAtacaaaactcaaaataattaatatagtaaCAAACTATACAAATTTGGAGCGCTCTGATTCACAATAGACGAATGAGGATAATATGAaacataatttgattaaattgtgggaagaaaaatgaatacacAATTAatcatactaataaaaatataattacctACTAATTCTGACATGCAAATTGGACAGGAGTATGCCAACAATGATGCTACACAAAATTCTTACAACATCATTGGCCTTCATCAACGGCCTGCCCCTTTACCTCATTCTCTGATACAATTAGTTGTCGACAAACacaccaaaacaaaacaaaatacataatgacattaaaaatacaacaaataataaacTTGAAATCAGGCGAAAAAACTCCCCTCCTTAAGTATTGCACCGAGCCCTTCATGTATAAAATTCGCAGCAAAGTTGTTTGAATCTAACGCCCTAGGAATAAAAGTCCATAATTAatgatttcatatattttccATACAAACATAAAACGATACATAAAACAACATACCACACAACAACATTATGCACGATCATGAAAAACAAACTCTAAAACTGATGACATGAGTTTTGGCTCCATGAGCGGTAGCTTTATAAATATGACTGCAACAATTTttgataaaagaatatattgagGAAACCAGATCATTTAGCAAGGTGTGGAATGCTTCTATAGTGTCAACCTTTCTTCCTAGTaagaacaaaaatatcaaacttGAGATTTATAAGAGGTATGTGGTCATATTTATAGGCAAAAAAAGTAGACATGAGACTTTATAAAAACCTTTCACATTTTCCATTTAggtcaaaatttaaattatgattatcCGTTGCATAGTAATTTGATCACAATAagaattcattaattgcattagtTGCATGAATTCATTTACAAACGGTTGGTCATACACATATATTGGTAGTGATTGAAAAACATTCAGGTTCATTATACATTTATTGACCATCATCAACAAATTTAGGTAATTTAATTGAAAGGGGGCggttacataattttttagtcAAATTAATAACGTTAGGGTAAACATTATGCAATATTCTTATTtcataactaataaatatttttaattcatttatatttgtatatgaaGTGTTGGGAGATTTTATAATTGTGTACAAAACAGTTACTATAAATATCTAGATTTGCccaaaagttttaaaatatttaattttatacccaaaactaataaatattcaaattaaggccaaaactcgccttcTATATAGGCTAGGAAAAAGGCTAACACTAACTAATAGAGTActaactaattacattttgatttttctattttaacaCTCCCTTCTTGTAGGCTAGGAAAAAGGCTAACACTAACTATACATTTTGACAGTCATAATAAAGAGCTCAATAGTTCAACTCAATTCCTAATGAGAGTGTTTATAGAATCCAACCATCACTGGCTTAGCCATGCACATAACATACCTGCAACTGCAAAATATGTTTTTCAATCTTCACATTGTTTTGATATCAGAATTATAATTGATGAAAGAAAACCATAATCATAATATGAAATAAAGAGCTTACCAAGAATGAAAACAAGAAATGTAAGATACTCtgcatacatacatacacacaAGAGTAGTATGAGCACCATTTTCCATGATtaccaaaaaatttaacatagAAATAATATGACTAATGTTTAATTACCCGAAAATACTAAGATTTTGGATGTTCCACACCCGGGGCAGATGGTGAGTTCGAATCCATACAAGAGGGACTCGTGGATTTCTGAAAGCGAGACGTTGTTCAAGTCCTTAAAGTTATACCAGGACGTCATCGCGATGAGGTCTACTCTACATGTATATGGCACCTCTGAGGCCTTCATGCGGCCGACGCTGATATATCTGTTATAGGACGAATTAGAGCCACAATCATACGTGATATCGATAAAAATGGAAGGAATCGTCAAGGAATATGGGCAGCTTATGAAGTTGATAGGGAAGGATGATTTATAACTAAAGGGATAGCTAGGGAATGTGGAGTTAGAGTCATATGTGGAAAAGGCAGGAAACGAACAGATGTCGTTATTGCTTATGGAAGCGTCTACGAGCCTAATGTTGGAGTAGTCTACGTTGTCGTAGTTGTTGTAGGTGATGGCTTTGACGTAGTATTTGTGGGAGTTAAGGGAGATGGAGGTCACGTTGTTTTCGCATGCTAGTTCGAATCGTGGATCACCGCAGTCATTGGAGGTGCCGTTGAGGCGGAAAGGGGAGGTGATGTTGTGAAGGATGCCGCAGGAGGAAGGAGTGCAATTGGCATCACAAGGTTTGAACAAGTTATGGAGTGAGAGAATGAGGAAGATGAGGTTTTGATGAGTTGTGAACATGGctgattgaattaattaattgatgattaACAAAACTAGCTAGACACAAACTATATCTATGCAGTGTGGTGAAGTGAATTAGAGtgatcaattttgaatttcagtTTTGAATTATTCGAATAATGTGTAAAAGCAAGTCTTTGACTTGTTCTTTCCAACATTTTTGTGGTAAGTTGTTATATGTATAATGTAcgtatttcaataaaaaaaatataaatatagatgaTTGTAAGTTTGTAACTAAGTGTATTTAGGAATGTTATTAGTTGCAATTTGGCTGATTATGTGCTGAAATTCTCgtaatcaaaaaaatttggtctagaagtatattgtgaaattaatgtaaaatatattatcaGATTGGAATTCTGAATTAAGTAAATCGTTGGAATTTTGAAGGACTAGTAAGtaaacttttaataaaaaatttagtgcagtattttgcaaaatttgaaaattaaagtatattcaAAAGATATTTGGTTCAATTACTGAAcataatgtttttaaatatttgagtaCTATAATATCATATAAATGCATATATAATCGGGAAGGGGTGTGATCCATTGCTAAGTCATCAATGcaatgttgacatttttaatacactaaatCGATGAGTGAGCaagttagcaatataaaaaaagttagcaTTTTAACGTACCTCGGATGAGGAATATGTGAgcatacaataatttttaagGATCTATTATGTGATTGgataattaatcttttttttccataGGCAACAGGCCACGCCACGGTGAACTCAAATCTGTGACCTTTGATTCGGACATCCATCACTCTATCGTTTAGCCAACACATGCACACGATTGGAtaattattcttaatttttcgTATAGTAGAGAATGAAGCTCACTccttaaaagataaaattttgcCAAAGAATGGAAGTGtgttaattttgtgaaatgcaccaaaatgaaataaatgagaCCATTATTTGGAGACAAAGGGAAGTAATTGTTTAAGAGAAGGGATTTATTGATTACATGATTACATCTGACTGTTactaaacaaaaacataacCATCAATATATAGGCTCTACTTCATATCGTGCTCCTTTATCATTCTCATTATACTCTTATTACATAACTCACTGCTAGGTCTCATGTCATTATCTAATATGCAGCAGAAATTACATGAAATGGATCTAGATTCAGAACAAGTATTGTGCGCTGACCATTTAAACACAACAGTAAAGCTTACATAttgcataaattaatttccatGATCATTCGAAGAAGAGATGGATGGCGGCAGAAAGATTGGGATGTAGAGGTTTATGCAAAAGTAATCTCAAAGTTGCTAGAATTGTTATGATGGAGCAAAGATGCAGAATCAGTTGCATCTGTAAGCCAACTCTCTTCCTTATTTCCTGTAATTTGGTTTGGTTGTGATGGTGGAATCTTTGGAATCTGCAGTTGTTCAACATCAGATTCTAACATACCCAATACTTGATTCATTGATGGACGGTTATCTGGACTCATCTGTATACACCATAATGCAACTATTGTCATCTTCCGAATAACCTCATTCTCATCAGTGTTATTGTTTTGCTCCaccttttcaatttcaatctcCTCACCTTGGTTGATGTGGTCATATATCCAATATGGgaaatattttgtagaatCATCGTTATTTCCTCTCAACTCTCTGTTTAACCCCACCATTTCGATCAACAACATCCCAAAACTATACACGTCCGCCTTGGAAGATACTCTGCCAATACCTCTGTTGATGAGTTCTGGAGCAACATACCCTATAGTTCCTCTAGCAGCAATTAAGGTCACTGTCTCCTTCTCTACGGAGCATAACTTTGCTAGCCCGAAATCAGATATTTTGGGAATGAAGTTATGGTCGAGGAGTATGTTATGGGGCTTGATATCAAAATGAAGAATTTGGATGCCACACCCTCGATGTAAATATTCGAGCCCTCGCGCTATTCCAACTGCAATATCAAACTTTGTAGCCCAGTTTAAGGAACTCATTCTTTCTTGATTCAAGAGATACTTATCAAGAGAACCATTGGGCATGAAATCAAATATGAGGCCACGCTTGGAGTCTTCTACAACATATCCAACTAATTTGACCACATTGACATGATGTATCCTTCCAATAGTTGCTATTTCATTCATAAAGTCGCTCCCACTTCCTCCGGCGTTTCCCAACATTTTTATTGCTACATCATGCCCACTTCGAAACTTTCCTTTGTAAACACAACCATAACCTCCTTCACCTAATTTTTCTTGGAAACCTCTTGTCATTCTCTTTATGTCTGAATATGAATATCTGATTGGTAATAGTTTGTTGTCACTTTGAAGGTAGGATTCTATTATACTATATTCAGACAAATGCCTTCTTCGAAATTTGTAGATCAAAAACCACGACACGAACAGAAAAATGATAACTCTTGGTAACACGATGATGAGCTCTGTCATGAGATGAgtaacaaactaaaaaaaaatcatcaaatattcaaatgcaTATTATGCTCCACAATATTTTCAGAAGTAAAAGGTGCAACACGGGTAAGGTACGAcccaaaattgaatttaaattagatATACTTCACCAATCCCAACTAGGAGATAGtaacacatttttcataagatgagacatttttatttttgcaaagtaacttttctctccaattaatatatacacatttttatcctcaatttaaatattaattcactttttccctacatttaatacttacattTACCTTTTCCCCCTTTACTgaaacacattaaccaacaACTACGAAAATCACATGTCAACTAAAAAACATGTCATCTTACTCGTGACTGAGGGAGcatataactttaaaataattattccgCATCTTGTATTTCTTTCCCCCTTCATTCATGATTTATTCCacatcttttaaaatttgaatgataaatCACGAAGTTTAAAAaggttttaatttattccatctaccgtatttattttatctttttattagtaatattactTTAGCTTTTTAGCCTCAAAATGTGTTTAGTCGTTCACGTCATCACATTAATACACATTTGCGTCATTACCATCCATATATCACCAAAATTTTACACATGCACCAACTCAAAATTggattttcccaaaaaaattcatagtGGGATGATTGCGAATTTAAAACTTCATGATTTgttattagaaaattttaataacatTACTAAAACTTAGaccaaatttacaattttacaaGCAATAAATCATTTAAAGAATTATGTGCAAAACACACGCTTCCTACTATATTAAGTCTTTCTTTTTCAGGGTGCAAGTTCATGTAATATGTGCTAGCTGctaaaataaaagttgaaaACAAGCCTCAAAATGCAcacattaatatttcattatcTGACtcattctttatttatttaaatgaatttttttacgAGAATGCACTAATTTTTTGCTAATAATAAATGTTGCGGGATACATTTATGTGTGACATAGGTCAGTAGTTCAACTCAATTCCTAATTCCTAATGAGAGTTTTTATGCATCCACTTCACATCTTCCATTACTCAAaggatattaattaaaaaaatacttgatTTACTATCATCATTACTTCCACTATTTAAAagcaaaacaaatgaaaattatgattccaaatttcttcacaaatttgaatatagtactagactactagtatataacttaaaatgacaacttcaataaattaaagagcGTACCGATGATGAGTACTGGTAGTTCATTTGGTGGATCTCCGGATCTGAGCACATatgcaaacaaaaatatgtatgcatgAGTAAAAATACATACAAAAAAACACTGAAATGCAAGGCTTCTTACCgtaatatataattacattGAAAATACCAACTATATCATATGAGAGTAGTGACACAGTGGCGAATCCAAGGATGGCAAATACAGGAGGGCTTACAAATGCACATAACATACCTGCAATTTATGTGTTTCAATCTTCAAATTGTTCTGTCTCAATTAATATCGGAATTATAGTTGATCAAGAAAACAGTAATGAGGGAAACATAGTATAAAATGAAGAGCTTACCAAGAATGGCAAAAGGAATTATGAGATACCCTGCATATATACGTAAAAGAGTAGGATGATCAGGACCATTTTCCAGGATAATTACCAAAATATAGTCATGATATGCTTACACAAAATTCCTAAGATTTTGGGTGGTCCCCCTCCTCCACAACTGCTGTGGCAGAAGGTG is a window from the Salvia hispanica cultivar TCC Black 2014 chromosome 1, UniMelb_Shisp_WGS_1.0, whole genome shotgun sequence genome containing:
- the LOC125193848 gene encoding uncharacterized protein LOC125193848, with translation MFTTHQNLIFLILSLHNLFKPCDANCTPSSCGILHNITSPFRLNGTSNDCGDPRFELACENNVTSISLNSHKYYVKAITYNNYDNVDYSNIRLVDASISNNDICSFPAFSTYDSNSTFPSYPFSYKSSFPINFISCPYSLTIPSIFIDITYDCGSNSSYNRYISVGRMKASEVPYTCRVDLIAMTSWYNFKDLNNVSLSEIHESLLYGFELTICPGCGTSKILVFSGN
- the LOC125202171 gene encoding rust resistance kinase Lr10-like isoform X2 → MKVSEVPYTCRLDLKAMTSLDFKDLNNVSLSQIHESLLYGFELTFCHSSCGGGGPPKILGILWYLIIPFAILGMLCAFVSPPVFAILGFATVSLLSYDIVDPEIHQMNYQYSSSFVTHLMTELIIVLPRVIIFLFVSWFLIYKFRRRHLSEYSIIESYLQSDNKLLPIRYSYSDIKRMTRGFQEKLGEGGYGCVYKGKFRSGHDVAIKMLGNAGGSGSDFMNEIATIGRIHHVNVVKLVGYVVEDSKRGLIFDFMPNGSLDKYLLNQERMSSLNWATKFDIAVGIARGLEYLHRGCGIQILHFDIKPHNILLDHNFIPKISDFGLAKLCSVEKETVTLIAARGTIGYVAPELINRGIGRVSSKADVYSFGMLLIEMVGLNRELRGNNDDSTKYFPYWIYDHINQGEEIEIEKVEQNNNTDENEVIRKMTIVALWCIQMSPDNRPSMNQVLGMLESDVEQLQIPKIPPSQPNQITGNKEESWLTDATDSASLLHHNNSSNFEITFA
- the LOC125202171 gene encoding rust resistance kinase Lr10-like isoform X1; the encoded protein is MKVSEVPYTCRLDLKAMTSLDFKDLNNVSLSQIHESLLYGFELTFCHSSCGGGGPPKILGILWYLIIPFAILGMLCAFVSPPVFAILGFATVSLLSYDIVGIFNVIIYYDPEIHQMNYQYSSSFVTHLMTELIIVLPRVIIFLFVSWFLIYKFRRRHLSEYSIIESYLQSDNKLLPIRYSYSDIKRMTRGFQEKLGEGGYGCVYKGKFRSGHDVAIKMLGNAGGSGSDFMNEIATIGRIHHVNVVKLVGYVVEDSKRGLIFDFMPNGSLDKYLLNQERMSSLNWATKFDIAVGIARGLEYLHRGCGIQILHFDIKPHNILLDHNFIPKISDFGLAKLCSVEKETVTLIAARGTIGYVAPELINRGIGRVSSKADVYSFGMLLIEMVGLNRELRGNNDDSTKYFPYWIYDHINQGEEIEIEKVEQNNNTDENEVIRKMTIVALWCIQMSPDNRPSMNQVLGMLESDVEQLQIPKIPPSQPNQITGNKEESWLTDATDSASLLHHNNSSNFEITFA